The Vagococcus penaei genome includes the window GAAGAACAAGAATTATTTGTGGCATATGCAGGTGATTTAGAGGCTGCAGAAATGGTAAAAGAATTGTTATTGGAATCATTAGACATAAAAGGTGTACGGTTATTTCCAATGGGACCAACGATAGCTAGTCATACAGGTTATGGCGCAATTGCTATCTTCTCTTTTGGAGAAAAAAGAGCTTAATCATATGCGTTTTAGTGCCTAATTTAGTCGTCCTATTATCGGTCTTATTTGCAATTATTTATTATTTAATAGAAAAAAATGTGTCTATTACGCGTATCAAACCACGTAATAGGCACATTTTTATTTTTAGTTAAATAATCCTTGTAATTGCTCTTTGACAGTTGCATTTTCTAAGAATTCATCATAAGTTGTTTCAGCACGATCGACAACGCCTTTATCAGATACAGCAATAATTCGGTTTGCTGTTGTTTGAATAAATTGGTGGTCATGTGATGAGAAGAGAATTGAGCCATTGAAGGCAATTAAGCCATCATTTAAAGCAGTAATTGATTCTAAGTCTAAGTGATTCGTTGGATCGTCTAAAACTAGAACGTTTGCTTTTGATAACATTAACTTAGATAACATACAACGGACTTTTTCGCCCCCTGACAAGACATTAACTGGTTTCAAGACTTCTTCACCAGAGAAAAGCATTCTTCCTAAGAAACTACGTAAGAAGGTATTATCATCTTCTTCTTTTGACGCATATTGTCGTAACCAGTCCAAGATTGGTTGCTCTTTTGAAAATTCCTCGCTTGTATCTTTTGGTAAGTAAGCTTGACTAGTTGTGACTCCCCAATGTACAGTACCAGAATCAGGTTCTAAGTCGCCCATAATAATTTTGAATAATGTTGTCGTTGTGATATCGTCTTTTGCTACAAAGGCAACTTTATCATCTTTATTTAAGATAAATGTCACATTATCAAGAATTTTCTTACCATCAATTGTTTTAGAAACATTTTCGACACGTAGTAGGTCATTTCCAATTTCACGCTCTGCTTTAAAGCCTACAAATGGGTAACGACGAGAAGATGGTTGAATATCATCTAATTCAATTTTTTCAAGCATTTTTTTACGTGATGTGGCTTGTTTTGATTTTGATGCATTGGCGCTAAAGCGTGCGATAAATTCTTTTAGTTCTTTGACTTTTTCTTCTTTTTTCGAGTTTTGGTCAGCTTGTAATTTTGCTGCTAACTGACTTGACTCTAACCAAAAATCATAATTTCCAACATATAATTGGATTTTACCAAAGTCTAAGTCAGCCATATGCGTACAGACTTTATTTAGGAAATGACGGTCATGGGAAACGATAATAACAGTATTATCAAAGTTAATTAGAAATTCTTCTAACCAAGCAATTGATTCAATATCTAAACCGTTTGTCGGCTCATCAAGTAAAAGAACATCAGGTTTACCAAACAAAGCTTGCGCAAGTAAGACTTTAACTTTTTGACCTGCAGGTAATTCACCCATTTTTAAGTCATGTAAAGCTTCTGGGATGTTTAGACCTTGAAGTAAGCTAGCTGCTTCTGACTCGGCTTCCCACCCATTTAATTCGGCGAATTCACCTTCTAATTCGGCTGCTTTAATGCCATCTTCATCGGTAAAATCCTCTTTCATGTAAATGGCATTTTTTTCTTGCATAATTTCATATAAGCGTTTATGTCCCATAATAACGGTTTCTAAAACAGTTGAATCTTCATAATCAAAATGATTTTGTTTTAATGTCGCTAGACGCTCATCTGGGCCTAAAGCAACATTTCCAGTTGTCGGGTCAATTTCACCAGATAAAATCTTTAGGAATGTCGATTTTCCAGCACCATTGGCACCAATTAAGCCGTAGCAATTTCCTGGGGTAAATTTAATATTCACATCATCAAATAATTTACGATCTGGAAATTGTAAACTAACGTTTGTTACTGTAATCATATGGATGTAATCCTCACTTTATTTTTTATTCATGATAGTCATGGCATCTTCCCGATTATATCGAGGTTATTGAGTGAATGCAAGTATGTTGGAAGGAATAACGTAAAAAGAAAAAGTTTAAGCATCTCTTAGCCTGACGTGGCAACTAACCTGGAACGATAAGTTACTCGAACCATTTTAATGTACGACGATCAGACTATTGGAAATGGGTAACTAACTTAAAAATTAACACAACGGACAGTCGCTTGATATGTCCGCTGTGTTAATTAATGTTGCCTTTTTAAAATCATTGCTGTTAATTGATAGATTGTTTCTTTTGTTTGTAGCTTATTATCTGGTAGTGATTGAATAAGAGTTAGCGCCTTTTTAGTATAGTCCTCAGCCAACTGATAAGCTTGTTCAACCCCCTCAAATTTTGTGACTAACTCATAAACTTTCTTGGTATCGTCGTCAGTCATTTGGTCTTTTTTGCTTAGTAAATTAGTAAATGCATCAGGATTTCTTTGTAACGCACAAATCAGTGGCAAACTGTATACTCCCTGTTTGACATCTTCTAGGACTGGTTTACCAATAGTCTCTTGATTTTGAGAATAGTCTAAAATATCATCGATAATTTGAAAGGTAATCCCAATAGCTTTACCAATTTCACGGCAAGTCGTAGCTAATTTGCGAGAGCCGCCATTTTCGTAACAACCTAGGAAGCAGCTTAAAGCGAATAACTCAGCAGTTTTTCCTGAAATATTTTTTAAATAGTCATCAATAGTCACATCTAATTGATAGCGTGAATTCATTTGACCTAATTCTCCTAATAAGACAGTTTCCATACTAGTTGAGTTTAGTTGAATGCTTTTTAAGGAATCAGAATAGTTAGCTAAAAGTTTAAAACAAACAATAAATAAGTAATCTCCAGCATAAACGGCCACATCTTTACTGAATTTTGTTTGTAGGGTGTTAACTCCACGTCGCATATCCGCTTCATCCACGATATCATCATGTATTAGTGTTGCTGTATGCAACGTTTCAATTGCGGCAGCTAAGGCCACGCTTTTTTTGACATTCTTTTTTCTACCTAATTCTGCGAATAGGAGTAAGTAAGCGGGACGTAATAGCTTACCACCAGCATGAATGATAGCTAGAATGGATTGCTCCACTTCTTTATTTGGTAGATTGATTGAGGAAGTCATTAGGTCAAGCGTCGCAGCTAATTCTTTTTTTAGGGTAGGATACTGGTTCCACATTGGATGAATTTGCATCTTATTGACTCCTTTAAGATATGTTAATCATAATTAATTTTAAATTCTTGCATTGTTTTAACGTGTGTCATCAAATAGTTAGCGGCAATACCAATTGCAATACCTGCTAGAATGCCAATCCAAGATAAGACAGGTAAGTAGAGCATGACTGTCCAAGAACGTGCAATCCAACTAGCTACGAGAAGCTGGCCAACATTATGTAAAAAACCACCTAAGGCACTAATTCCAATCGTACTAATACGTTTTGGCCCCAGTGATTTGACAAGTAGCATACCAAAGTAACTCAAGAGAGCCCCTGCAGCACTATACATTAGCGTTGAAATTGTTCCACCTAATAGTGTGGTTAGAAAAAGACGCATAATAACAAGTGTAAAACTATCTTTTGGTGGCATTGTGAAGAGTGCAATTACAGTAATTAAATTGGCTAAGCCGAGTTTTGCTCCTGGTGCAATGGCAAATGGAAAAGGAATCATGTTTTCTAATAGGCCAATGATTACACCTTGAGCAACGAGTAAAGCAATATAAATTAAGCGTTTATTTTTAGTCATGGTGATTCTCCTAACATAGTGAGAATACTATTATTTTGCAGTTAGAGCAATTAAATTATATAAAATAAAGTTCTAGAAGTTATTCTTCTAGAACTTTATTATGAGTCATTAACTTTGATTATGACTTAGTGCCCATAGCGTGATTTAATGTCGCCATACCACCAGTTACCTAGTGTGCGTTGTAACCATGGGATTACCCATTTGTCTAAACCAAAGGCACGTCCAGAACCGTTCATCAAGGCAAAGGCAACAAACAAGAACCAAATATTTACCCAGTAGAACATTCCTGATAGACAGAACATAATAACCAGAACAATAGTTGCAGCATTGGCTAACCAAGTGAATAGACCAACGATGATTGCTAAGGCAATACAAATTTCAACAATTGTCATGAATTTTTGCATAAACAAAGCAACCTCTTGATTAGGCATCATGAATTTCATGATTGAACCAAACCAATCTGGCATCGACTTGAACACTGTCATTGGTGTTTCGCCATATGCATAACTTAAACCAAAGATAGGATCTGGGGCAGCGGCAGCGGCAGCGGCAGCCGCATCGACTGCACCAGTTGCGGCTGTTGTAGCTTCGGCAGCTGAGGCACCAGAAGTAGCATCAGCTGTTTGTTGTAGCCATGGGAATGGGAAGACAACAGTGTCTGTAAACCAAGAACCTTCACCAAACCAAGTGCTAGGTTTCAAGACTTGACCGTTACCAACAACTTTTTTCATGGATTCAACTAACCAAACAGCACCATAAAATACGCGTAGAGGTACTGACCATAAAACATTACTATTACGTGAGGTGTGTCCACGGAAAATATTCCGTTCGTCTTTAATACGGAAGAATTCGTGCATGATGTATTGGAACATATAGTAGCCTGAACGAACGTCAAAGAAGTAACGCAAATTAATGATATGTTTCATTAACATAGCGAAAAAGCCACTCATATGAATCTTATCAAAGACACAGGCTACAGCATATTTTGAACCAATTGATACCATGAAGCCATCATATTTGCCTTTATAGGCTTCTTTTTCACCACCAGCAATGGCAGCAATAATATTTTTTGCTGCACAGTGTCCTGTTTGCTCAGCTGCTTGAACGATTTGAGGTGTTGGACGGTTTTCTTTATCCGTTTCTTCGAAGTAAACCAAATCACCAACAACATAAATATTTTTATCTTCATAGCCTTTTGCTTGCATAAATTCATTGGCAACTAAGCGATTAGCACGGGCTTTTTCCATACCAAATTCTTCGGCATCGCTATTAGCCTTCACACCAGCTGTCCAAATCAATGTATTCGTTGCAATTTTGTCACCAGATTTTAAGACAATATGATCTTCGGCAACTTCAACAATCGGTGTGTCTTTTAAAATTTGAACTTTTTTCTTAACTAAATATTTTTCAGCTTTTGCAGCATCGTTACGGTCAAGCATATTTAAAATAGTTGGAGCTGCTTCAACGACCAGTAAGCTAATATCATCAGGTGAAATTTTGTTGTCAAAAGCCAGACGATCTTTCCAGTCGATTAATTCACCGACCATTTCAATACCTGTAAAGCCTGAGCCACATACAACAAAGGTTAGCATCGCTTTGCGTTTTTCAGCATCCGGTTCTAGAGCTGCTAAAGCGACCGTACGCTCAATATGATGACGTAGCTTAATTGCATCTTCCATTGACCATAAAGTGAATCCGTTTTCTTTAACTCCAGGTGTACCAAAGTCATTTGGCTCGCCACCCATTCCTAGAACAAGGTAATCAAATGCAAAAGACCCGTCTTGTGTTGTGACAACTTTTTTCTCTTTATCAATAGTGACAACTTCGTCTGTGATAACACTCACATTCTTACGTTTGCAAAATAGACGGTGCAAATCATATTGAATAGCAGTTGGTTCAACACGCCCACCAGCAACTTCATGAAGTTCAGTCATCATGGTTTGATAAGAATGACGATCAATTAATGTAATATGAACATCATTTTTTTTCAATTTTTTCGACAGCATTTTAGTTGCTGCAACTCCGGAATATCCGGCACCAACAACAACGATTTCTGTTTTAGCCATATTAACTCTCCTTTTCAATTTAAAATTAGAATAATAATGAAATAATAATAGCGATTACGTGAAAAAAAATACACAATCGATACCATTATATATTCTGTGATAAAAAAAGTCTATCGAAATCTGAATAGTTCACTAATAATATAGCTCAATTATATAAGAAAGGGGATGTTTCATTAGAAAATTGTGAAAAAATTATCAATAGGTTTGCATTTTTAGGATGTTTGTTATACAATTTATTTTGTAAAAAGGTTTTCAAACAATTAAAAAATAAAAAAGGCAGGTATTTATTATGAAAATGAAAAAACTGATTTCTAGTGTGACGCTATTAGCATTATCAACATTAGTATTAGCTGCTTGTGGCGATAAAAAAGACGATAAAAAAGACGAAGGAACAAAAGCTTCATCATCAGAAGTTGTAAAAACTGAATCTTCTGAATCAAAAACATCTGATTCTAAATCAACTGCAAAAGCTGAATTAAAAGACGGTGAATACACATTAGAAGAAAAAAATGAAAATAATGGTTACCGTACAGTCTTTACAATTGTTGTGAAAGACGGCAAAATTGCTGAGTCTAAATATGACAATATCAACAAAGACGGCAAGTCAAAAACTGGTGACGCAGAATATAACAAAATGATGAAAGAAAAATCTGGTACTTCACCAGACATCTTTATCCCAGAATTAAATAAAGCTTTAGAAGAAGCTCAAGATCCAGATGTAGTTGATGTGGTTTCTGGTGCAACACATTCATCAAATTCTTTCAAAGATTACGCAAAACAATTAGTTGCAGCAGCTGAAAAAGGCGACACAGCTAAAATTGAAATTGACAACAAAGTAGAAAAATAAGTCACTGACTTCGTTCTTTTACAGGTTAAGAGTCACGATTAGCGACAAGTCCTATACCTAGGATTTGTCGCTATTTCTATTAAAAAACGACTATGGTATAGTGTGTGTAATCATAAAATAAATTGGGGATGAAGAACATGCAAAAAAGAATAAACTGGTTGCTTTTGTTGCTACTTCCAGTACTCGTTGTTATAGGCATAACAGGTTGTGGTAAAAAAACAGAGCCGACCACAAAACTAAGGCAGGAACCTTATTCTGATCAGCAGTTTTTAATGGGGACGTATGTGAAAGTACAAATTTTCGATGAGGATAAAAAAGATATCTTACCTAAAGTTTATGACCGTATCAAGGAATTGGATAAAAAAATTACGGTTAATGAGCCGGGTTCTGAAGTTGATGAGATTAATCAAAATGCGGGTGTTAAGCCAGTTAAAGTATCAGAAGATGTGTTTAGATTGATTCAAGAATCGGTTAAATATAGTGAAGAATCGTCTGGTGGGTTTGATTTAACGGTTGGACCAATTATACAACTTTGGCATATTGGGTTTGATGATGCACGTAAACCTAGTCAAGAAGAAATTGATACCGCTCTAAAATTAGTTGATTACCATAAAGTTAAATTGGATGAAAAACAGCAGACAGTTTATTTAGAGGAAAAGGGAATGTCACTTGATTTAGGTGCGATTGCTAAGGGATTTATTACAGATGAAGCAATTAAAGTTTTAAAAACGAATGACGTGACGAGTGCTATTGTTGACTTAGGTGGTAACGTGTATGTACTTGGTAATAGTCCCCGGGGAAAAGATGGCACATGGCGTGTTGGAATTCAAGATCCGAATGAAGCACGAAATACCGTTGTCGGTTCAGTTGCAGAGAAAAATAAATCGTTGGTGACATCAGGCATCTATGAACGTAATTTAACAGTTGACGGTAAGACGTATCATCATTTGTTTAACCCAAAAACTGGCTATCCATTTGAAAACGATATTGCAGGAGTGACGATTATCTCAGATACTTCTATAGCAGGAGATGGTCTATCAACGGCTATTTTTTCAATGGGAGTTAAAAATGGCTTGGCTTTTGTTGAAAAACGTCCAGATGTCGAGGCAATTTTTGTTACTAAAGAGGATCATATTTATTTAAGTAAAGGTATACGTGATAATTTTAAGTTGAATGAGGAATCACATTATGTGATTAAGCAGTGAAAGAAGGTTTTGAGTAAAAATAAGGAGTTAGGGTTATGACAGTTAAAGTATTTTTAGAATTAGTTGAAATTCGAACTAAACTTGCAAGCTTGTTTCCATTCGTGATTGGCTGGTTATTTTCACTTTACTATTTTGAGCAGGTTAATATTGAAAATATGATTTTATTTTTTGCTGCCATGCTGTCATTTGATATGGCAACGACAGCAATTAATAATTTGATGGATTATAAAAAAGCTCATGATAATGAATACCAAAAAACGATGAATATTGTTGGTGTCGCTAGTTTGGATGTTAAGCATGTTTCGTGGCTTATTTACGGTATGATTGCCTTTTCTAGTGTGATTGGCTTAATCTTAACTTATCGGACAAGTTTATTACTGCTTATGATGGGCGGTTTATGTTTTTTAATTGGAATTTTTTATACATTTGGACCTGTTCCATTATCTCGAATGCCTTTGGGCGAAATGTTTAGTGGCGTGACGATGGGGTTTGGTATTTTTTTCATCACTATCTATCTTAATATTGCGCACCTAGATATTATAACCTTTGTCTGGCAAGGGAATTTAATTGGTCTTTATGGTAATGTCTCCCAATTAGTCGCTATCGTTTGGGCTTCCTTGCCTTTGATTTTTACCATTGCTAACATCATGTTGGCTAATAACCTATGTGATTTAGACCAAGATGTTAAAAATCATCGTTATACTTTACCGTTTTATCTTGGACGCGAGAATGGTATTCGTCTGTTTAATGTATTGATGTATGGATGTTACGCCACTATTATCATTGGTATTATTTTTGGCGTATACCACTGGGTAATGTTTGTGGTTTTATTGACTTTACCGAAAATTAAAGCCAATACGCAATTATTTACTCAAAAACAAATTAAGTCTGAGACATTTAGTGTATCTATTAAAAATTTAGTTTTATTTAACGGTGCTCAAATTATTGGTTTACTACTTAGTATCGTATTACGCTAATAGCCTGATAACTTATAAAAAAACAATTAATTATCAGTGACGTACAATCAATGTGCCTGATAATTAGTTGTTTTTTTAATTAAAGATACCTAAGTAATTGTCAGATAGTCAAAATTTTTGGTATGATACGACTATTAGAGAGAGTTGTTGGAGGTGTATTGGATGAAAGTGACAATTAAAGATATCGCAAGTATGGCTGGGGTTTCAACGACAACAGTATCGCAGATTTTAAATAATAAGGGGCAACGTTTTAGTGAAGAAACTAGACGTCGAGTCTTAAAGGCAGTTGCAGACACAGATTATAGCCCAGATTATTTTGCTAAAAATATGGTACAAAAAGAA containing:
- a CDS encoding FAD:protein FMN transferase: MQKRINWLLLLLLPVLVVIGITGCGKKTEPTTKLRQEPYSDQQFLMGTYVKVQIFDEDKKDILPKVYDRIKELDKKITVNEPGSEVDEINQNAGVKPVKVSEDVFRLIQESVKYSEESSGGFDLTVGPIIQLWHIGFDDARKPSQEEIDTALKLVDYHKVKLDEKQQTVYLEEKGMSLDLGAIAKGFITDEAIKVLKTNDVTSAIVDLGGNVYVLGNSPRGKDGTWRVGIQDPNEARNTVVGSVAEKNKSLVTSGIYERNLTVDGKTYHHLFNPKTGYPFENDIAGVTIISDTSIAGDGLSTAIFSMGVKNGLAFVEKRPDVEAIFVTKEDHIYLSKGIRDNFKLNEESHYVIKQ
- a CDS encoding Gx transporter family protein, which gives rise to MTKNKRLIYIALLVAQGVIIGLLENMIPFPFAIAPGAKLGLANLITVIALFTMPPKDSFTLVIMRLFLTTLLGGTISTLMYSAAGALLSYFGMLLVKSLGPKRISTIGISALGGFLHNVGQLLVASWIARSWTVMLYLPVLSWIGILAGIAIGIAANYLMTHVKTMQEFKINYD
- a CDS encoding FMN-binding protein; this translates as MKMKKLISSVTLLALSTLVLAACGDKKDDKKDEGTKASSSEVVKTESSESKTSDSKSTAKAELKDGEYTLEEKNENNGYRTVFTIVVKDGKIAESKYDNINKDGKSKTGDAEYNKMMKEKSGTSPDIFIPELNKALEEAQDPDVVDVVSGATHSSNSFKDYAKQLVAAAEKGDTAKIEIDNKVEK
- a CDS encoding ABC-F family ATP-binding cassette domain-containing protein encodes the protein MITVTNVSLQFPDRKLFDDVNIKFTPGNCYGLIGANGAGKSTFLKILSGEIDPTTGNVALGPDERLATLKQNHFDYEDSTVLETVIMGHKRLYEIMQEKNAIYMKEDFTDEDGIKAAELEGEFAELNGWEAESEAASLLQGLNIPEALHDLKMGELPAGQKVKVLLAQALFGKPDVLLLDEPTNGLDIESIAWLEEFLINFDNTVIIVSHDRHFLNKVCTHMADLDFGKIQLYVGNYDFWLESSQLAAKLQADQNSKKEEKVKELKEFIARFSANASKSKQATSRKKMLEKIELDDIQPSSRRYPFVGFKAEREIGNDLLRVENVSKTIDGKKILDNVTFILNKDDKVAFVAKDDITTTTLFKIIMGDLEPDSGTVHWGVTTSQAYLPKDTSEEFSKEQPILDWLRQYASKEEDDNTFLRSFLGRMLFSGEEVLKPVNVLSGGEKVRCMLSKLMLSKANVLVLDDPTNHLDLESITALNDGLIAFNGSILFSSHDHQFIQTTANRIIAVSDKGVVDRAETTYDEFLENATVKEQLQGLFN
- a CDS encoding polyprenyl synthetase family protein, with protein sequence MQIHPMWNQYPTLKKELAATLDLMTSSINLPNKEVEQSILAIIHAGGKLLRPAYLLLFAELGRKKNVKKSVALAAAIETLHTATLIHDDIVDEADMRRGVNTLQTKFSKDVAVYAGDYLFIVCFKLLANYSDSLKSIQLNSTSMETVLLGELGQMNSRYQLDVTIDDYLKNISGKTAELFALSCFLGCYENGGSRKLATTCREIGKAIGITFQIIDDILDYSQNQETIGKPVLEDVKQGVYSLPLICALQRNPDAFTNLLSKKDQMTDDDTKKVYELVTKFEGVEQAYQLAEDYTKKALTLIQSLPDNKLQTKETIYQLTAMILKRQH
- the menA gene encoding 1,4-dihydroxy-2-naphthoate polyprenyltransferase, yielding MTVKVFLELVEIRTKLASLFPFVIGWLFSLYYFEQVNIENMILFFAAMLSFDMATTAINNLMDYKKAHDNEYQKTMNIVGVASLDVKHVSWLIYGMIAFSSVIGLILTYRTSLLLLMMGGLCFLIGIFYTFGPVPLSRMPLGEMFSGVTMGFGIFFITIYLNIAHLDIITFVWQGNLIGLYGNVSQLVAIVWASLPLIFTIANIMLANNLCDLDQDVKNHRYTLPFYLGRENGIRLFNVLMYGCYATIIIGIIFGVYHWVMFVVLLTLPKIKANTQLFTQKQIKSETFSVSIKNLVLFNGAQIIGLLLSIVLR
- a CDS encoding NAD(P)/FAD-dependent oxidoreductase: MAKTEIVVVGAGYSGVAATKMLSKKLKKNDVHITLIDRHSYQTMMTELHEVAGGRVEPTAIQYDLHRLFCKRKNVSVITDEVVTIDKEKKVVTTQDGSFAFDYLVLGMGGEPNDFGTPGVKENGFTLWSMEDAIKLRHHIERTVALAALEPDAEKRKAMLTFVVCGSGFTGIEMVGELIDWKDRLAFDNKISPDDISLLVVEAAPTILNMLDRNDAAKAEKYLVKKKVQILKDTPIVEVAEDHIVLKSGDKIATNTLIWTAGVKANSDAEEFGMEKARANRLVANEFMQAKGYEDKNIYVVGDLVYFEETDKENRPTPQIVQAAEQTGHCAAKNIIAAIAGGEKEAYKGKYDGFMVSIGSKYAVACVFDKIHMSGFFAMLMKHIINLRYFFDVRSGYYMFQYIMHEFFRIKDERNIFRGHTSRNSNVLWSVPLRVFYGAVWLVESMKKVVGNGQVLKPSTWFGEGSWFTDTVVFPFPWLQQTADATSGASAAEATTAATGAVDAAAAAAAAAPDPIFGLSYAYGETPMTVFKSMPDWFGSIMKFMMPNQEVALFMQKFMTIVEICIALAIIVGLFTWLANAATIVLVIMFCLSGMFYWVNIWFLFVAFALMNGSGRAFGLDKWVIPWLQRTLGNWWYGDIKSRYGH